The Brevinematia bacterium genomic interval TAGGAGAGGAAACACTTAAAAGACTAGAAGCTGCTATAAGAAGAGAACTAGAAAATAATAAAAGAATAAACTTTTTAATAAGTCCCGTTGCTATGGATGTAAAGGAAATAAGAACGGAGATGCAGAACTTGGTAGAAATACAGAAACAGAACGCTGTAATGATTTTATCCGTTTTACGTGTCCCTCCGATAGTGTTAGGATTTGGGGATAGTGGAAATTATGTTAACCGAAAGGAACAGTTAAAAGCCTTCTATGAAAACGCTGTGTTCCCAATAGCAAATGCGATAGAACAGGCATTCAGGAAGCATAATATGGAAATAAGGTTTAAGCGAGAAAATGTGGAAGTTTTACAGGAAAGCCTTTCAGACAAGGTAAATACCCTGAACGCCCTAATACTAGCAGGATATCCTCTATCCCAAGCCGCAGAGATGCTAGGACTTCCAAAGCCATATAGAGTGGAAAAACCAGAGGAAAAGAAAATGGTTAATATAATGGAAAAGTATATACCTATGGATATATACCACAGAGGAGTTAATATAAAGCAGAAGTTTTATGCAAAACAGGTAAAGCTATCGGAAAGAGTTAGACAGAAGATACTGAATATAATAACCACTAACAGGAATATATTTTTAGATAGTTATTACCATGATGTTATACAGGCTGTAAAGGATAATAACTTACCACTCTTGGACGTGCTTTTAGATAACTTCCTATCCTTCATAAACCCTAAAATGGAGATAGCAGCTAAAGACCTATTCCTAGAAATACTAGAAGACTACTCCGAGGTTGCTAAAATACAGCTACAGGGAGATATACTACGATACACGATGGTAGATGTAGTTTCGGTTAGGCACGCAAAAAAGATAACGAGAGTAAATGAAACGGTAAAGAACCAGATAAGAGAGGTAGTGGTAAATGGACTACAGGAAGGGAAGCCTACCATAGAGATTGGGGAGGATATAAAAAAGGTATTTCAGGCACAGAGGAATAGATTAAATACCATAGCGAGGACAGAAACGACTAGTATTCTAAACGACTTTGTTCTAGAGGAAGCAAAGATGAGAGATTTTACACACAAGATATGGCTTACCGCACACGATGAGGCTGTTAGACATACACACCAAGCACAAGACTATTTAAGAATTGGTATAGAGGAAGTATTCCCGAATGGTTTATCTTACCCGGGAGATATAAATGGAAAACCTGAGGAAGTTATAAACTGTAGGTGCACCTTGCTTTTTGAGTAATCATATATAATTACACGGGAGGTTGGTATGAAACTTAACCGAAAAGCATATAGCTTTGCTTTGGAACAGATAAGAAAAGGAAACTGGAAGCAAAGCCAAGATTGGGAGCCACCAACACCAGAGCAGGAGAATAGATACATAGAGGAGAATGGGATAGAAAAGTATGCACTATGGCATTTAGGCATAAGGGAAGACACTAACCCAGAAACGAAACAGCACTATGCTTATCCTTTTACCGATGACTTTAAGAAAGTTAATAGAAAAGGGCTTATAGCGATAAGACAAAGGGCGGGACAGCAGGGGCATGATGATATATTCAATGCGGCAGGAAGACTACTGGAAGAGATAGATGGAGATGAAGAAAAGAAGATAGTAGCGTATAGAAATAAGGAACTAGAAGAAGGGGAAGAGGTATATACTTTCGTGGTAACTAAGGAAGTAGAGGATAGAGTAGGAGATGTAGTAGTAGTATCTGGTGGCAGGTTCGAGAACTACCTAAAAAATCCCATAGTGCTATTTAACCATCAGAAAGATGCACTTCCTATAGGAAAAGCGGAGAGTATATACATAAAGGGGGACATGCTTGTAGCGAACATAAGGTTTAGTAATGACTTTTTCGCACAGAGGGTTAAAAATTTAGTGGACGAAGGAATACTAAACGCAACTTCCATAGGATTCATACCTCTTAAGCAAGAACCAAAACCTAATGGAGGAGTTAAAATACTTGAATGGGAGCTACTAGAGATTAGTATAGTAAATATCCCTGCAAACCCGTATGCGTTGCTTCAGAAGTATTTACTAGAGGGGAGTATATGGAAAAATGAAATCGTTTATAATACACCAAACCAGAAGCTACTCGGTGAAGTAGTTCTGGAGAAGATAAGAGAAATAAAACAAAAACTAAAATAAAGGAGGTAAGGCATATGGAACTTGAGGAAAAGGTGCTTAAAGAAATAGAAGAGTTAAATAAGATGCTTGAAAATAAGTTTCTAACTAAAGATGTGCTTCAGGGTATAGCTACGAAGGAGGAGCTGGAGGCGATAAGAGAGGAGATAAATAAGGTAAGGCTTATACACCAGCATAGGGACACGAAGGATGCTAAGAAGGAAATACATAACTTTATAACCAAAACCATAGGAACTGGGTCTACAAACGCAAACTATACCATTCCTACACCTGCCATGGATGAGGTAATGACTCTTGCTAATATATATGGCATAGCAAGAAGGCTATCTAGGTTGATACAGCTGGAGAAGATGGATATAAGGGTTCCTGTAGAGGGAGGAGTAACTGCATACTGGACAGCGGAAGGTAGTGCTATAACAATGACGAACGCGAATAACGTATTTGGGACTGGCGTTAGCATATCCCTAAGGAAACTAGCGGGGTATACAGAGGTTACTAAGGAATTCCTAAAAGCTACGAACGTTAGTATAGTTGATTACCTACTATTCCTTTTCACAAAGGAAATTACCAAAGAAGAAGATAGGATATTCCTTAGAGGTAATACTGGTGCTGGTGACCCATTTAATGGCATAGAATACACAACTCCTACTACTACTATAGTTCTCCCAACAGGTAGCACCACTTGGAATGCGGTTCAGATAGACCACTTAATATCTCTGGGTGGAGCTGTAGACCCAAGTGTAAATGAAAGCACTGATGCTGTGTATATAATGCATCCACAGCTTTATTACCAGCATATACTACAGAGAAAGGGGACTGATAACCAGTATCAGATTGCCTCCTACATGGAGCTTAAGGATAGAACTCTTTTAGGTAAAAGGATAATCCTCTCTAACCAGATGCCTCCAAACTCAGCAGGTAGAGTTGCGGTTATATATGGGGACTTTAAGAAGGCGAATATTTTCGCAGTTGGGACTGAGCTAGAGATGCAGATAAGCGACCAGTTCCAGTTCCAGAGGGATGTTATAGCAATAAAGCTTACGGAAATGGTATCTCCAGTTAATTTGGTCCTCAGAAATGCCTACTCTTGGGTTAGACTATCCACCACATAATGGAGGGAGGCTATGGCAGAGGAAAAAAAGGAAAAGGATAAGAAGAAGGTAAAGATGAAGGCTAATGTAATATACGGCGAAAGGATACTGGAAGCAGGTAAGGAGTATGAACTTTCAGAAAAAGATGTTCAGAACCTAGAGGGATTGTATGAGGTATAGGGTGTTAATAACACAGGATATTGTAGTGGAAGATAAATATCTAAAAGTAGGAGAGGAGGCTTTTATCTCCTCTCCCAGCATACTAGAGAAAATAAAAGATAGTGTCAGGGTCTTAGAAGCCATACAGGATGTAGAACCAGAGGATAGAGAAAAGAAGGTAAAGGTAAAGGAGAAGTAGTATGCTACTTAGTAGTGTAAAGGATTACCTTAATATAACAACCTCAGACTTGGATACATTCTTAACAGAGATTATCCACAGGAAGAAAGAGGAGTTTAAGTTTATTTTTAAACACAACTACAAACTACTGGTAAGACTATACCAAGGAGCTAAAGGCTTGGTTGCTAGAATAAAACCAATGCCAACTACCATACTAAACGCAAAACTTCTAGTAGATATAACTGATACAGGAATACCTATACCAGTATCTAGTATAGAAGTAAGTTATGAAACATTAGTGGTTTTTAACCAACCATACCATCCATTTATCCTACTAGAAGGAGAGAGAGGATGGGAAGAAGCAGACCTACCTAAATGGCTTGTAGATAGGTTTGTAAAACTGTGTGCTATAGAGTTTAAAAGAAGCTTTAAAGGAGAAGGAGGACTATTATACTCTGGAAGGACGGTAGGAGATGCTACTATAGAGCTTTTTAGTGATATGGATGGTTTAGAGTATAAACTAAAAACTGACATCCTGTCTTTCTTCTACACACCCGATGAAATACGAGAGGAGTTTATATGATAGAGTTTAGAACCTTCAGAGAAGAAATACCATATTCCAAGCTACTTTCAGAGATAGCAAACTTCCTACAGGGATATGCTAGAGGAGTATCTTATGGAAAGAGTGGGCTTAAGGTAAGAACTGGAAGGTTAAGAAACTCCATAGTAGCCATACCAGAGGTAAGTAAGGATAGAATACTCTTTGGAACTGGTGTTATATATGGAAGGATACAGGAACTAGGAGGAGAAATAAAGCCAAGG includes:
- a CDS encoding phage major capsid protein, encoding MELEEKVLKEIEELNKMLENKFLTKDVLQGIATKEELEAIREEINKVRLIHQHRDTKDAKKEIHNFITKTIGTGSTNANYTIPTPAMDEVMTLANIYGIARRLSRLIQLEKMDIRVPVEGGVTAYWTAEGSAITMTNANNVFGTGVSISLRKLAGYTEVTKEFLKATNVSIVDYLLFLFTKEITKEEDRIFLRGNTGAGDPFNGIEYTTPTTTIVLPTGSTTWNAVQIDHLISLGGAVDPSVNESTDAVYIMHPQLYYQHILQRKGTDNQYQIASYMELKDRTLLGKRIILSNQMPPNSAGRVAVIYGDFKKANIFAVGTELEMQISDQFQFQRDVIAIKLTEMVSPVNLVLRNAYSWVRLSTT
- a CDS encoding HK97 family phage prohead protease; translated protein: MKLNRKAYSFALEQIRKGNWKQSQDWEPPTPEQENRYIEENGIEKYALWHLGIREDTNPETKQHYAYPFTDDFKKVNRKGLIAIRQRAGQQGHDDIFNAAGRLLEEIDGDEEKKIVAYRNKELEEGEEVYTFVVTKEVEDRVGDVVVVSGGRFENYLKNPIVLFNHQKDALPIGKAESIYIKGDMLVANIRFSNDFFAQRVKNLVDEGILNATSIGFIPLKQEPKPNGGVKILEWELLEISIVNIPANPYALLQKYLLEGSIWKNEIVYNTPNQKLLGEVVLEKIREIKQKLK
- a CDS encoding phage portal protein translates to GEETLKRLEAAIRRELENNKRINFLISPVAMDVKEIRTEMQNLVEIQKQNAVMILSVLRVPPIVLGFGDSGNYVNRKEQLKAFYENAVFPIANAIEQAFRKHNMEIRFKRENVEVLQESLSDKVNTLNALILAGYPLSQAAEMLGLPKPYRVEKPEEKKMVNIMEKYIPMDIYHRGVNIKQKFYAKQVKLSERVRQKILNIITTNRNIFLDSYYHDVIQAVKDNNLPLLDVLLDNFLSFINPKMEIAAKDLFLEILEDYSEVAKIQLQGDILRYTMVDVVSVRHAKKITRVNETVKNQIREVVVNGLQEGKPTIEIGEDIKKVFQAQRNRLNTIARTETTSILNDFVLEEAKMRDFTHKIWLTAHDEAVRHTHQAQDYLRIGIEEVFPNGLSYPGDINGKPEEVINCRCTLLFE